The Candidatus Binatia bacterium genomic interval GCGGCGGCGAGCTCGGCGCGGGTGAGTAGGCGGGTCTCGGCGCCGAGCACCTTCTCCACCGGCTCGAGCGCGACCTCCCACTCCTCGGCGGAGACCGCGCGCCCCTCCACGGCCCAGACGCGAAGGGCCCGGTCGCGTCGCCCCGCGGCGCCCGCCACGACGACGTCGCCGCCGCAGATTGCCCGGAGCCCGCGCGCGGCGACGGCGAGCATGCGCGGGAGCTCCAGGGTCGCCGCCGTCTGCGAGCCGAGCCGGTGGAGATCGCGGAGACGCGCCTGCTGCGCGGCGTTCCGCGACTGCGACGCCTCGAGGCTCTGCGCCATGAGGTTGATGGCATCCCCCAGCTGCCCCAGCTCGTTCCGCGCGCTCACCTGGATCCGCGTCTCGAGCTTGCCACGCGCGATCTCGCCGACCCCGCGCAGCAGCTCGTCCACCGGCCGGGTGACCCAGCGCGAGACGGCGCTCGAGGCGGCGACGCTCGCGCCCAGCCCCACGAGGAAGATCCCGAGCGTCACGTACCAGAGGAGGTGGGCCTCGGCGATGAGTCCCGCCGCGCTCAGCTCCACGACGACCAGCCCGACCGATTCGCCGGAATCGGTGCGGATCGGGGCGACCGCCACGACGCGCGCCAGGTCCGGCTTCGTGAGGTCGAGGATCTGGCAGGCCGTGCCGGTCATGGCGGCGTGGATCAGCTCGGCGGGCACGGTCTCCGGCGGCGGCGAGCCGATCGGCAGGCGGCCGCCCCGAAGCGAGGTCTCCTCGCGGATGGGCGCGGCGCCGCCCATGTCGAGGACCACGCCCCAGGCGCCGAGCCTCCCGACGGGCGCCAGCGTGAAGAGATGGTAGATCGAGGGGTTCGCGCGCCGGAGCGCGCTCAGGTCCTCGACGATGGTGCGGAAGGCCTGCGTGTTCATGTCGGAGGGGCTTCGGATCTGCCGGTGGTCGTCGGCGTGGATCAGCGCGGCGGCGGTCTCGGCGGCCGTGGTCGCGGTGCTGGCCAGCTGGCGCCGCAGGGCGGCCTGGCCGTTCTGATAGAGCAAGATGGTGGCGAGGACGAGGAAGCCGCTGCCCACGGCGAGGAACAGCATCTGAAGTTCGCCCTTGAGTGTTCGCGGGCGTTGGAGAAGCTGCATGGGCGGCGCCGTGCCCTCGAAGGAGTTACGTCCGGCGCCGGACCTTCGTCCCCTCCTTGGAGTCCTTCAGGTCGTATCCCAGCGCCGCGATCTGGTCTCTCAATTGATCGGCACGCCCCCACTGCATCTGCATCCTGGCCTCAACACGTTGCCGCACAAGGTCTTGCACCTCGACGGGGAGTGCCTCCTC includes:
- a CDS encoding ATP-binding protein — its product is MLFLAVGSGFLVLATILLYQNGQAALRRQLASTATTAAETAAALIHADDHRQIRSPSDMNTQAFRTIVEDLSALRRANPSIYHLFTLAPVGRLGAWGVVLDMGGAAPIREETSLRGGRLPIGSPPPETVPAELIHAAMTGTACQILDLTKPDLARVVAVAPIRTDSGESVGLVVVELSAAGLIAEAHLLWYVTLGIFLVGLGASVAASSAVSRWVTRPVDELLRGVGEIARGKLETRIQVSARNELGQLGDAINLMAQSLEASQSRNAAQQARLRDLHRLGSQTAATLELPRMLAVAARGLRAICGGDVVVAGAAGRRDRALRVWAVEGRAVSAEEWEVALEPVEKVLGAETRLLTRAELAAAGFTCLASIQGGYALTAPLRVNDETVGALIAFGEAGQFHSDAVSLASLFAAQVAAAVGNARLFEQVRELDRSKSEFLSIASHEVRTPLTVMKSSLDLLVSSSKFDETSDQRQLIAFCQESVDRLIRLVKDILDVSKIEAGVLSVQFLPTSLNELIEKCLFWVPQLPGGQGIEVDARLPKEPAMVFADPSRIQQVLENLISNALKFSRPGGRVSIELRAHEHEFEVIVSDQGKGIAPEDLERIFGKFTQVEDSATREQGGTGLGLAICRGIIEAHRGRLWAESVPGQGSRFHFTLTRVVDTPLGDRADGEIPVGSLLAALRSESTTARRR